Proteins encoded in a region of the Sugiyamaella lignohabitans strain CBS 10342 chromosome B, complete sequence genome:
- the PIH1 gene encoding Pih1p (Component of the conserved R2TP complex (Rvb1-Rvb2-Tah1-Pih1); R2TP complex interacts with Hsp90 (Hsp82p and Hsc82p) to mediate assembly large protein complexes such as box C/D snoRNPs and RNA polymerase II; GO_component: GO:0097255 - R2TP complex [Evidence IDA] [PMID 15766533]; GO_component: GO:0097255 - R2TP complex [Evidence IPI] [PMID 18268103]; GO_component: GO:0005737 - cytoplasm [Evidence IEA,IEA]; GO_component: GO:0005737 - cytoplasm [Evidence IDA] [PMID 14562095]; GO_component: GO:0005634 - nucleus [Evidence IEA,IEA]; GO_component: GO:0005634 - nucleus [Evidence IDA] [PMID 14562095]; GO_component: GO:0005732 - small nucleolar ribonucleoprotein complex [Evidence IPI] [PMID 15670595]; GO_function: GO:0003674 - molecular_function [Evidence ND]; GO_process: GO:0008380 - RNA splicing [Evidence IEA]; GO_process: GO:0000492 - box C/D snoRNP assembly [Evidence IMP] [PMID 18268103]; GO_process: GO:0006397 - mRNA processing [Evidence IEA]; GO_process: GO:0006457 - protein folding [Evidence IGI,IMP,IPI] [PMID 15766533]; GO_process: GO:0006364 - rRNA processing [Evidence IGI,IMP,IPI] [PMID 15670595]; GO_process: GO:0008361 - regulation of cell size [Evidence IMP] [PMID 12089449]) yields the protein MVKKRVLLDPTPFFVLKSRIVSFSNELKAQLNLPEGCKVFINICTDPAVDVPKERWVDVKENIELPMLVSDPRTDVDKKGVESAVFDCCVNDRVGQEFAIYKDFRVYIIEASMAMVELQSGCSIDRENLATPKLKVKGIPQREYEVDVPQSLEDSEEEEEPNFISSIEQYAKNIVKSDKSVKRDSNKQEIDEAQLASAENIINEAFGSDNIQELQLPIQGSERSEIKNKPILIEEITTTTKQPHYTINPYNGPFKGPGSPPSYLIDIRVQGEEEAKSSELKLSTNKRKLVFGDLDIALVKPADKVEAFFTRDSGSLQVFIY from the coding sequence atggtgaagaagagagtATTGCTGGATCCAACTccattttttgttctgaAAAGTAGGATTGTATCTTTTTCGAATGAACTAAAGGCACAACTGAACTTGCCCGAAGGGTGCAAGGTTTTTATCAATATTTGCACTGATCCAGCAGTAGATGTACCCAAGGAAAGATGGGTGGACGTGAAAGAGAATATAGAACTGCCAATGTTGGTGTCTGATCCTAGAACTGATGTAGACAAAAAAGGCGTAGAATCAGCCGTTTTTGATTGCTGTGTTAATGACCGAGTGGGTCAAGAGTTTGCAATTTATAAAGACTTCCGAGTCTATATAATTGAGGCTTCCATGGCTATGGTTGAACTGCAATCGGGTTGTTCAATTGATAGAGAGAACCTAGCGACCCCCAAACTTAAAGTAAAAGGCATTCCACAGCGTGAATATGAAGTAGATGTTCCACAATCCTTAGAAGACagcgaagaagaagaagagcccAACTTTATCTCAAGCATAGAGCAATATGCCAAAAATATTGTCAAGTCAGATAAATCTGTCAAGCGGGATTCTaacaaacaagaaattgatgaagctCAACTTGCATCTGCCGAAAACATCATCAATGAGGCTTTTGGTTCAGATAATATTCAGGAGTTGCAGTTGCCCATACAAGGCAGTGAGAGATCTGAGATTAAAAATAAGCCGATCCTCATAGAAGAAATTACTACGACAACGAAGCAACCTCATTACACCATCAATCCATATAACGGACCATTCAAGGGTCCAGGTTCACCTCCATCATACTTAATTGACATTAGAGTTCagggagaagaagaagctaaGTCCTCAGAGTTAAAACTGTCCACAAACAAGCGTAAACTGGTTTTTGGAGACTTAGACATCGCACTAGTGAAGCCAGCAGACAAGGTAGAGGCTTTTTTCACAAGAGATTCTGGGTCGTTGCAAgtctttatttattag